Proteins from a genomic interval of Nostoc sp. TCL240-02:
- a CDS encoding Uma2 family endonuclease, with protein MTSTLHKSISLAEFLKLPETEPASEFIDGRIYQKPMPQGKHSRLQLKLCNAISQVAEEQEIALAFPELRCTFGGRSIIPDVSVFAWERIPFDANGEIKNTFGIYPDWTIEILSPEQNTTKVIINILHCLKHGTRLGWLIDPDERLVLVFLPGQQPIEMTGDEVLPVPEFLQLNLTVTQIFAWLKPTKISP; from the coding sequence ATGACAAGTACGCTGCACAAATCAATCTCCTTAGCAGAGTTCCTCAAACTGCCAGAAACAGAGCCTGCTAGTGAATTTATCGATGGTCGTATCTACCAGAAACCAATGCCACAAGGCAAACATTCCCGGCTACAACTAAAACTTTGTAACGCAATTAGCCAAGTTGCTGAAGAACAAGAAATTGCTTTGGCTTTTCCAGAATTACGCTGTACTTTTGGCGGACGTTCAATCATACCAGACGTGAGTGTATTTGCTTGGGAACGCATTCCTTTTGATGCAAATGGAGAAATTAAAAATACCTTTGGAATTTATCCTGATTGGACAATTGAAATTCTTTCACCAGAACAGAATACAACCAAGGTAATTATAAATATTCTTCACTGTCTAAAACACGGTACTCGATTAGGGTGGTTGATCGATCCAGATGAACGCTTAGTATTAGTATTTTTGCCAGGACAGCAACCTATAGAGATGACTGGGGATGAAGTATTGCCTGTACCTGAATTTTTGCAACTTAATTTAACAGTTACACAGATTTTTGCATGGCTAAAACCAACAAAGATTAGTCCTTGA
- a CDS encoding DUF427 domain-containing protein codes for MPKAIWNGTVLAESDRTIVVENNHYFPADSINKEYFTDSNTHTTCPWKGVASYYSIEVDGQINKDAAWYYPSTKEKAKNIEGYVAFWKGVKVEA; via the coding sequence ATGCCGAAAGCAATTTGGAATGGCACAGTTTTAGCCGAAAGCGATCGCACCATAGTTGTGGAAAACAACCATTATTTCCCTGCTGACTCCATTAATAAGGAGTACTTCACAGACAGTAATACCCACACTACTTGTCCTTGGAAAGGTGTCGCCAGCTACTACAGTATTGAAGTTGATGGACAAATCAACAAAGATGCTGCTTGGTACTATCCCAGCACCAAGGAGAAGGCTAAGAATATTGAGGGTTATGTAGCCTTCTGGAAGGGTGTAAAAGTAGAGGCTTAA
- a CDS encoding transglycosylase SLT domain-containing protein, with amino-acid sequence MLKKLQKKQISIIAGAALFAFLAGAMVSAPEIGKTVGQWLKLGKNQSEQTSDASIAQSAVFPLISQSLPERAAKLAEIAGQSRSPDRNRARYLLASDYIERTQAQKALALLQGLDKDYPILAPYILLKQAQAEDMLGEDGKASDLRQSVLKHYPKEAASVKALYLIAQPKQQEIAIAQFPSNPLTWEIIRKRLQENPNQPKLQLILATYAYDQPGIVGVLDQLVKQTTLKPEDWELIGTSYWENSQFLKAANAYAKAPKTSRNLYRTARGLQVGGKDKEIAIATYKQLVQQFPTTEEAGTALLRLAETAKTGKDGLPYLEQVISKFPKQAGTALVQKAKTLETLKDQKSASAAWQLLIAKYGNSDEAAEYRWKIAQDKAKAKDYVGAWQWAEPIVTNNPNSILAPRAGFWVGKWAASLGKQQESQTAYDYVISQFPYSYYAWRAANMRGLNVGNFDNVRVMNPEVIAPQRSLPPAGSETFKELYLLGQDRDAWLQWETEFQNKIQPTVAEQFTEGLMRQARGENLIGIDKISKLEDRETPAELAQYQTLSKQIVYWQARYPFPYLRETEKWSLERKLNPLLVTALMRQESRFEPKIKSVADATGLMQLLPSTAKWIAPQIKVDFKTINLENPNDNIMLGTWYLDHTHQQYNNNSLLAIASYNAGPGNVSKWLQTLTTQDPDEFVEQIPFDETKNYVRQVFGNYWNYLRLYNPEISGIVGKYSTTHPKLPAQ; translated from the coding sequence ATGCTGAAGAAACTACAGAAAAAGCAAATTTCCATAATTGCGGGTGCGGCACTGTTTGCCTTTTTAGCTGGGGCAATGGTATCAGCGCCTGAAATTGGTAAAACCGTTGGGCAATGGCTGAAACTGGGTAAGAATCAGTCAGAGCAAACATCTGATGCGAGCATTGCCCAATCAGCCGTTTTTCCGTTGATATCACAATCTCTGCCAGAACGGGCGGCAAAACTAGCAGAAATTGCAGGGCAGTCACGATCGCCAGACCGAAATCGCGCTCGTTATCTTTTGGCGAGTGATTACATTGAAAGAACCCAAGCTCAAAAAGCTCTGGCTTTACTCCAAGGATTAGACAAAGACTATCCCATCCTCGCACCCTATATTTTGCTGAAACAGGCCCAGGCAGAGGATATGCTGGGCGAAGATGGCAAAGCCTCGGATCTCAGGCAAAGTGTGCTGAAACACTATCCCAAAGAAGCGGCTTCGGTGAAAGCACTATATCTGATTGCCCAACCGAAGCAACAAGAAATAGCGATCGCTCAATTTCCTTCCAATCCTCTAACTTGGGAAATTATTCGGAAACGCTTGCAAGAAAACCCCAATCAGCCAAAATTGCAATTGATTTTGGCTACTTATGCCTACGATCAACCAGGTATCGTGGGCGTTTTAGATCAGTTAGTCAAACAGACTACGCTCAAACCCGAAGATTGGGAACTCATTGGCACAAGCTACTGGGAAAATAGTCAATTTTTGAAAGCAGCGAATGCTTATGCCAAAGCACCAAAAACATCGCGCAACCTCTACCGGACTGCACGAGGGTTACAGGTGGGAGGCAAAGACAAAGAAATAGCAATCGCCACTTATAAACAATTGGTACAGCAATTTCCCACTACCGAGGAAGCCGGGACTGCATTACTACGGTTAGCAGAAACAGCAAAAACAGGTAAAGACGGCTTACCCTATCTTGAGCAGGTAATTAGTAAATTTCCGAAACAAGCTGGTACTGCACTAGTACAAAAAGCCAAAACTCTCGAAACCCTCAAGGATCAAAAGTCAGCTAGCGCGGCGTGGCAATTACTCATAGCCAAATATGGTAATTCGGATGAAGCCGCAGAGTATCGCTGGAAAATTGCCCAAGATAAAGCCAAAGCCAAAGATTACGTCGGTGCTTGGCAATGGGCAGAGCCAATTGTTACTAACAATCCCAACAGTATTTTGGCTCCGAGAGCAGGCTTTTGGGTGGGTAAATGGGCAGCTTCGCTAGGAAAACAGCAGGAATCTCAAACTGCTTATGACTATGTAATTAGTCAGTTTCCCTACTCTTACTATGCTTGGCGAGCAGCAAATATGCGGGGGCTTAATGTCGGCAACTTCGACAACGTGCGCGTCATGAACCCCGAAGTAATTGCACCCCAGCGTTCATTACCACCGGCTGGTTCTGAGACTTTCAAAGAATTGTATTTGCTGGGTCAAGACCGCGATGCCTGGTTACAATGGGAAACGGAATTTCAGAATAAAATTCAGCCAACGGTAGCAGAGCAATTTACTGAAGGGTTGATGCGGCAGGCAAGGGGAGAAAATCTCATTGGAATTGACAAAATCTCTAAGTTGGAAGACCGGGAAACACCAGCAGAACTTGCCCAATATCAAACTTTGAGCAAACAGATCGTTTACTGGCAAGCGCGTTATCCATTTCCCTATCTCCGAGAGACTGAAAAATGGTCTCTTGAGCGTAAACTCAATCCCCTGCTAGTAACTGCTTTGATGCGTCAAGAGTCAAGGTTTGAGCCAAAAATCAAATCCGTTGCTGATGCTACTGGCTTAATGCAGTTGTTGCCAAGTACAGCTAAATGGATCGCCCCACAAATTAAAGTGGATTTCAAAACAATAAACCTCGAAAATCCCAACGATAATATTATGCTGGGTACATGGTACTTAGATCATACCCATCAGCAATATAACAATAACTCACTGTTAGCGATCGCCAGTTACAATGCCGGGCCTGGTAATGTCTCCAAATGGCTGCAAACTCTAACTACACAAGACCCAGATGAGTTTGTTGAACAAATTCCCTTTGATGAAACCAAAAATTATGTGCGTCAAGTATTTGGCAACTACTGGAATTATTTGAGACTTTACAACCCTGAGATTTCTGGAATCGTAGGAAAGTACTCAACTACACACCCAAAATTGCCAGCGCAGTAA
- a CDS encoding hybrid sensor histidine kinase/response regulator has protein sequence MLQDKELEIQMQFLEEATDYLNTLEGVLLEIDTTNRIDLEKINAALRAAHSIKGGAGMMGFKSLSHLSHRLEDSFKVLKTKKNSLEIDTQLQSLLLSGVDWLRQIVELLAEGNVVEDAWLATFCYPVFDELHDRLGDPTPEDASSMLSPEDGQDVIPLLFATEVEECLQRLESILADSEQPGLHEEIVIMAAELGGLGEMLQLAAFTKLCESVTQQLETVSSSRIPEIAQLALEAWRRSQALVLTNQLDNLPTELDFASYTQSPLLLPAAEVIPQLPIAHIDIALPEAVPTPVWQPENTRENWTNDEALAQPGAGIAANFTFVDPEFADDVNSINVTEQNPIFARENNPADAKSSEGKGESNGVVKDREIHENSVRVPSKQLEQINDLFGELIVQRNGLNSQLERLRKLVRNLNQRVQVLDRENQDLRIAYDKISTQAAGLRVQAENGHQTQGIDREFDALEMDRYNDLNLRSQEVMETIVQVQEVTTDVQLSVDDTDQIARKINKTSKQLQTKLNHIRMRPLSDLTERFPRALRDLNVEYGKNVQLKIEGGNTLIERSILETLNEPLMHLLRNAFDHGIEDSGTRRLLGKPEQGLIEITASHRSNRTLITIRDDGWGISLEKIRTRALAMGLDASLLANASDEELLSLIFEPGFTTSEQVTALSGRGVGMDVVRNNLKLIRGDVKVDTEPGVGTTFTLSVPFTLSVARVLLVEINKMLLAFPTDVISEIFLLQQERVFQMAGSEVLNWQGTMLPLIRLTPYLEFNCLRYDTSELETPAAINANSVLVVKGNNQPVAIQIDRCWGEQEVAIRQVEGNIPLPEGFSNCTILGDGRVVPLVNVNELLYWIATNRRTPKGIQLPSVRLKTPFLIFDENKISAASVKQKGTILIVDDSINVRRFLALTLEKGGYQVEQAKDGQDALEKLHNGLRVEAVICDIEMPRLDGYGFLGKVNSDVDTKNIPVAMLTSRSSNKHRQLAMQLGARAYFSKPYNEQELLQTLEEIIRNVGEKAASN, from the coding sequence ATGTTACAAGACAAAGAATTAGAAATCCAGATGCAATTTCTGGAAGAAGCAACTGATTACTTAAATACCTTAGAAGGGGTATTGCTGGAAATTGATACTACTAACCGCATCGATTTAGAGAAAATCAATGCTGCACTCCGGGCCGCTCATTCCATTAAAGGTGGCGCGGGGATGATGGGATTTAAATCGCTAAGTCATTTATCCCATCGTTTAGAAGATTCCTTTAAAGTTTTAAAAACGAAAAAAAATTCTCTAGAAATTGACACCCAGTTGCAAAGTTTATTGCTATCTGGAGTTGATTGGCTGCGTCAGATTGTCGAATTGCTTGCAGAAGGAAATGTTGTTGAAGATGCGTGGTTAGCAACCTTTTGTTACCCAGTTTTTGATGAGTTGCACGATCGCTTGGGCGACCCCACCCCAGAGGATGCCTCATCCATGCTATCCCCAGAGGATGGACAAGATGTTATCCCCTTGCTATTTGCCACAGAAGTAGAAGAGTGTTTACAGCGTTTAGAATCTATATTGGCAGATAGCGAACAGCCTGGTTTGCATGAAGAAATTGTGATCATGGCAGCAGAATTGGGCGGTTTGGGTGAAATGCTCCAGTTGGCAGCTTTTACCAAGCTTTGTGAGTCAGTAACGCAGCAATTAGAAACCGTTAGTAGTTCGCGCATTCCCGAAATTGCCCAATTAGCATTGGAAGCATGGCGGCGATCGCAAGCTTTGGTGCTGACAAATCAACTAGATAACTTACCTACAGAACTTGATTTTGCTAGTTATACGCAATCACCACTACTATTACCAGCAGCAGAAGTAATACCACAGCTTCCCATTGCACACATAGATATTGCCCTGCCAGAAGCAGTGCCAACACCTGTTTGGCAGCCAGAAAATACTAGAGAAAATTGGACTAATGATGAAGCATTAGCGCAGCCTGGCGCAGGTATCGCTGCTAATTTTACATTTGTAGATCCAGAATTTGCCGATGATGTTAATTCTATTAATGTTACAGAACAAAATCCCATATTTGCTAGAGAAAATAATCCTGCCGATGCTAAATCTAGCGAAGGAAAAGGAGAGTCAAATGGCGTTGTTAAAGATCGGGAAATTCATGAAAATAGCGTCCGAGTTCCCAGTAAACAACTAGAGCAAATTAATGATTTATTTGGCGAACTTATTGTTCAGCGAAATGGCTTAAACTCGCAACTAGAAAGATTACGCAAACTCGTCCGAAACCTGAACCAGCGAGTACAAGTTCTCGACCGAGAAAACCAGGATTTGCGTATAGCTTATGACAAAATTTCTACCCAAGCTGCTGGGCTACGGGTACAAGCTGAAAATGGCCACCAAACACAAGGCATAGACAGAGAATTTGATGCCTTAGAAATGGATCGCTATAACGATTTAAACCTGCGATCGCAGGAAGTTATGGAAACCATTGTTCAGGTACAGGAAGTTACAACTGATGTGCAACTCAGTGTAGATGATACAGACCAAATTGCTCGTAAAATCAACAAAACATCCAAACAGTTACAGACAAAGTTAAATCACATCCGAATGCGGCCTTTGTCTGATTTGACTGAACGTTTTCCTAGAGCATTGCGCGATTTAAATGTAGAGTATGGGAAAAATGTTCAGTTAAAAATTGAAGGTGGTAACACTTTAATTGAACGCAGCATTTTAGAAACATTAAACGAACCTTTAATGCATCTCTTAAGGAATGCTTTCGATCATGGCATCGAAGACTCTGGCACTCGTCGCCTTTTGGGTAAACCAGAACAAGGATTGATTGAAATTACAGCTAGTCATCGCAGTAATCGCACCTTGATTACTATCCGAGATGATGGTTGGGGCATTTCTTTGGAGAAAATTCGCACCCGTGCTTTAGCGATGGGATTGGATGCTTCTCTACTCGCTAATGCTAGTGATGAAGAACTATTATCACTAATTTTTGAACCAGGTTTTACCACCTCCGAGCAAGTTACAGCATTATCTGGTCGCGGTGTCGGCATGGATGTAGTTCGTAACAATCTCAAACTAATTCGAGGAGATGTGAAAGTTGATACGGAACCAGGAGTTGGTACCACCTTCACCCTATCAGTACCATTTACACTGTCTGTTGCGCGAGTTCTGTTGGTAGAAATCAACAAAATGCTGTTGGCATTTCCCACTGATGTCATTTCAGAAATATTCTTACTCCAACAAGAGCGAGTTTTCCAAATGGCAGGTAGCGAAGTTCTAAATTGGCAAGGAACCATGCTACCACTGATTCGCCTGACTCCTTATTTAGAGTTTAATTGTCTGCGCTACGATACTTCAGAATTAGAGACTCCGGCAGCAATTAACGCTAACAGTGTATTAGTAGTCAAAGGGAATAATCAACCAGTAGCAATCCAAATAGATCGTTGCTGGGGTGAACAAGAAGTTGCTATTCGCCAAGTTGAGGGAAATATACCTTTACCGGAAGGCTTTAGCAACTGCACAATTCTCGGTGATGGTCGAGTAGTGCCACTAGTTAATGTTAATGAATTGCTCTATTGGATTGCTACAAATCGCCGGACTCCTAAAGGTATTCAATTACCATCAGTAAGATTAAAAACACCATTCCTGATATTTGATGAAAATAAAATATCAGCAGCATCAGTTAAGCAGAAAGGCACAATTTTAATTGTAGATGACTCGATTAACGTTCGCCGCTTTTTAGCCCTGACTCTTGAAAAGGGGGGGTATCAAGTAGAGCAAGCTAAAGATGGTCAAGATGCTTTAGAAAAACTCCATAATGGATTGAGAGTTGAAGCGGTAATTTGTGATATTGAAATGCCTCGTCTTGATGGTTATGGCTTTTTAGGTAAGGTAAATTCAGACGTTGATACAAAAAATATTCCAGTTGCAATGCTGACTTCTCGTAGCAGCAATAAACATCGGCAACTAGCTATGCAATTGGGGGCGCGGGCTTACTTTTCTAAACCTTATAACGAGCAAGAGTTATTGCAAACGTTGGAGGAAATAATTCGTAATGTGGGAGAAAAAGCAGCGTCTAATTGA
- a CDS encoding HEAT repeat domain-containing protein — protein MLVERRKLTTNPLTSTEGVALQVDDVYVPLGLVERKKQSKRQGDISPEQGSELYKETEITKTFEHNVFLDEVLKQKNTPKSQGKRIAIIGEPGAGKTTLLQQIADWVSREIDQSIVIWVSLADLRGQELKSYLFETWLTQVAEKTGKAEATKQLKDDFVTLFNQNNVWLLLDGLDEMSAYNPLTEIARQFREGGLISQVQIVLTCRVNLWDGSINALNDFDTYRTLDFSYPQQVERFIHKWFAAIPETGKQLCTALKEPGKERIQDLVKNPLRLTLLCLNWQSGDGKLPDTQAGLYQQFVDDFYKWKKEEFATNSHQRQQLNIKLGELAKVAIDKEATRFRLRQDFVSQFLGDIDDDNSLLKLALNRGWLNCVGIDTNRKPVYAFFHASFQEYFAAKAIDDWHFFLNHVPSNPSQGTYRIFEPQWKQPFLLWLGRQDLSKEQKQGLIKALVQFKDRCRVPLGLGNNGFYEYRAYFLAAAGLTEFRDYPKADKIIAQIIKWSFGYFTYIQLIEDDAHLALQQTDRTKAIAALERLIQSKKVNHYRRCQVASSLGQIDPGNEIAISTMIRLLQSQDVDNLQCSVVLASLEKIGIGNEKAIAALIQLLQSQEVNSLNHSRAANVLKIIGIGNEKAIAALIQLLQNENTRRNAAEILEEIGIGNEFAIAALVQLLQDENTRDDATEILKKISIGNEKAISALIQLLQDKNTCIYAAEILEKIGIGNEKAITALVKLLRSLYVDKYTRSYAAEILEEIGIGNEIAIAFLVQLLEYKDLDENIRWRAVETLEEIGIGNEIAIAFLVQLLQSQDVHHYIGRKAAESLGRIDPGNPIAIAFLVQLLQSQNVDKYTRREAAESLGRIGIGNEKAIAFLVKLLQSQDVNDYTRQEAAEILVRIDPGNEKAIAFLVKLLQSQDVAQSLEKIGIGNETAISALLNLLQSQNRDIDNYTRKVVLESLEKIGIGNEAVISVLLNLLQSQDVDKHDSWEVLESLEKISIGNETAISALVQLLQSIYVDKDVCSNAAKGLGQILQDNKHRFVVVKTLSGYCEFHNGHYYHLAWKCAQNMPYPDFHQAWHQSNFAIRGMRIFAKILFTRII, from the coding sequence ATGCTGGTAGAACGGCGAAAGCTAACTACAAACCCTCTGACATCAACTGAAGGAGTTGCCCTGCAAGTTGATGATGTTTATGTACCACTGGGATTAGTTGAGCGCAAAAAACAATCTAAACGTCAGGGTGATATTTCTCCAGAACAGGGTTCAGAACTGTACAAGGAGACAGAAATCACTAAAACATTTGAGCATAATGTTTTTCTAGATGAAGTTCTCAAACAGAAAAACACGCCTAAAAGTCAAGGTAAGCGAATTGCAATTATTGGCGAACCAGGAGCAGGAAAGACAACACTATTACAGCAGATTGCTGATTGGGTATCTCGTGAGATTGACCAGTCGATTGTCATTTGGGTATCTTTAGCAGATTTGCGAGGTCAGGAACTAAAATCTTATCTGTTTGAGACTTGGTTGACTCAGGTTGCTGAGAAAACAGGTAAAGCTGAAGCCACTAAGCAACTGAAGGATGATTTTGTTACTCTGTTTAATCAAAATAATGTGTGGCTGTTGTTAGATGGATTAGATGAAATGTCCGCATATAATCCTTTAACAGAGATTGCACGGCAATTTCGTGAAGGGGGGTTAATTTCTCAAGTGCAAATTGTGCTGACCTGTCGGGTTAATCTGTGGGATGGCAGCATTAATGCACTTAATGATTTTGATACCTATCGCACTTTAGATTTTTCTTATCCACAACAGGTAGAGAGATTTATTCACAAATGGTTTGCTGCTATTCCCGAAACTGGAAAGCAGTTATGTACTGCTTTGAAAGAACCAGGTAAAGAACGGATTCAGGATTTAGTGAAAAATCCTCTGCGGTTGACGCTGCTGTGCTTAAATTGGCAATCAGGAGATGGCAAATTACCGGATACTCAAGCGGGACTGTATCAGCAATTTGTTGATGACTTCTACAAGTGGAAAAAAGAGGAATTTGCTACAAACTCTCACCAACGTCAGCAACTTAATATCAAATTGGGCGAATTAGCTAAAGTAGCAATAGATAAAGAAGCAACCCGTTTTCGCTTGCGGCAGGATTTTGTGAGTCAGTTTTTGGGAGATATTGATGATGACAATTCGCTTTTGAAATTGGCACTAAATCGCGGTTGGCTGAACTGTGTAGGGATAGATACAAATAGAAAACCTGTTTACGCTTTCTTTCATGCCTCATTTCAAGAGTACTTTGCTGCTAAAGCAATTGATGACTGGCATTTCTTTCTCAACCATGTTCCTAGCAATCCCAGTCAAGGAACTTATCGCATCTTTGAACCGCAATGGAAACAGCCGTTTTTACTCTGGTTAGGTCGTCAGGATTTATCAAAAGAGCAGAAACAGGGACTCATTAAGGCTTTGGTGCAGTTTAAAGACAGATGTAGAGTACCGTTAGGGTTAGGAAACAACGGTTTCTATGAGTATCGAGCATATTTTTTAGCAGCAGCAGGACTTACTGAATTTAGAGATTATCCTAAAGCAGATAAAATAATAGCGCAAATTATCAAGTGGAGCTTTGGTTATTTTACTTACATTCAATTAATTGAAGATGATGCTCACTTAGCACTACAACAGACAGATCGTACAAAAGCGATCGCCGCCTTAGAGCGACTAATACAATCAAAAAAAGTGAATCACTACAGACGTTGCCAGGTTGCATCTAGCTTAGGACAAATTGATCCTGGCAACGAAATAGCAATTAGTACTATGATTCGACTGCTGCAATCCCAAGATGTAGATAACCTGCAATGTTCGGTGGTGTTAGCTAGCTTAGAAAAAATCGGTATTGGTAATGAAAAAGCAATTGCTGCTTTGATTCAACTGCTGCAATCGCAGGAAGTAAATAGCCTTAATCATAGCCGCGCAGCAAATGTGTTAAAAATAATTGGCATTGGTAATGAAAAGGCGATCGCTGCTTTGATCCAACTGCTGCAAAATGAGAACACTCGTAGGAATGCGGCTGAAATTTTAGAGGAAATCGGTATTGGTAATGAATTTGCGATCGCTGCTTTGGTACAACTGCTGCAAGATGAGAACACCCGTGACGATGCGACTGAAATTTTAAAGAAAATCAGTATTGGTAATGAAAAAGCAATTTCTGCTTTGATCCAACTGCTGCAAGATAAGAACACCTGTATCTATGCGGCTGAAATTTTAGAGAAAATCGGCATTGGTAATGAAAAGGCGATCACTGCTTTAGTAAAACTGCTGCGCTCACTGTATGTAGATAAATATACCCGTAGCTATGCGGCTGAAATTTTAGAGGAAATCGGTATTGGTAATGAAATTGCGATCGCTTTTTTGGTACAACTGCTGGAATATAAAGATTTAGATGAAAATATCCGTTGGAGGGCGGTTGAAACTTTAGAGGAAATCGGTATTGGTAATGAAATTGCGATCGCTTTTTTGGTGCAACTGCTGCAATCACAGGATGTACATCACTACATCGGTCGAAAGGCAGCAGAAAGCTTAGGGAGAATCGATCCTGGTAATCCGATTGCGATCGCTTTTTTGGTACAACTACTGCAATCACAGAATGTAGATAAGTACACCCGTCGAGAAGCCGCAGAAAGCTTAGGGAGAATCGGTATTGGTAATGAAAAGGCGATTGCTTTTTTGGTAAAACTGCTGCAATCACAGGATGTAAATGACTATACCCGTCAAGAAGCGGCAGAAATCTTAGTGAGAATCGACCCTGGTAATGAAAAGGCGATTGCTTTTTTGGTAAAACTGCTGCAATCACAAGATGTAGCACAAAGCTTAGAGAAAATCGGTATTGGTAATGAAACCGCTATTTCTGCTTTACTGAATTTGCTGCAATCCCAAAATCGAGATATAGATAACTACACTCGTAAGGTGGTGTTAGAAAGCTTAGAGAAAATCGGCATTGGTAATGAAGCCGTTATTTCTGTTTTACTGAATTTGCTGCAATCCCAAGATGTAGATAAACATGACTCTTGGGAGGTGTTAGAAAGCTTAGAGAAAATTAGTATTGGCAATGAAACTGCTATTTCTGCTTTGGTGCAACTATTGCAATCAATTTATGTAGATAAAGATGTCTGTTCAAACGCGGCAAAAGGCTTAGGGCAAATTTTACAGGATAATAAACATCGCTTTGTAGTAGTTAAAACTTTAAGCGGTTATTGTGAATTTCATAATGGTCATTATTATCATTTAGCGTGGAAATGCGCCCAGAATATGCCTTACCCCGATTTTCATCAAGCTTGGCATCAGTCTAATTTTGCTATTCGTGGGATGCGAATCTTTGCAAAAATCCTCTTCACAAGAATCATTTAA